In a single window of the Synergistota bacterium genome:
- a CDS encoding TIGR01212 family radical SAM protein: MKRRYNSLNEYFKRRYGKRVQKITLDAGFFCPNRDGRLSRGGCIFCDEKGSGRGEYGILSLREQIERAYKFLGRRYKTNLFMLYFQAFSICEGLKVKHKKVCFISSAQELISSL; encoded by the coding sequence GTGAAGAGGAGATATAACTCGCTTAACGAGTATTTTAAGCGCAGGTATGGTAAAAGAGTACAAAAGATAACCTTAGATGCTGGTTTTTTTTGCCCTAATAGGGATGGAAGGTTAAGCAGAGGCGGGTGCATTTTCTGCGACGAAAAGGGCAGCGGTAGAGGAGAATATGGGATATTGTCCCTCAGGGAGCAAATAGAGAGAGCTTATAAGTTCTTGGGCAGAAGATATAAAACAAACCTTTTTATGCTTTACTTTCAAGCCTTCAGTATTTGTGAAGGCTTGAAAGTAAAGCATAAAAAGGTTTGTTTTATATCTTCTGCCCAAGAACTTATAAGCTCTCT